A window of Agrobacterium tumefaciens contains these coding sequences:
- a CDS encoding FadR/GntR family transcriptional regulator, translating to MTVVLKDFIEAEGLEPGDRLPPERDLAVKLGIPRTALRRMLAELENDGRLIRHVGRGTYIAGNGVSSSALRRPLAGAIDGLRTYPAEVFEARLILEPRIAGLAAFRATRQEIDELQKSIDRTRTAQTHAEFEKWDAVFHRIIVQCSRNGLLESLYESIHAVRSGKLWGKMKEQSLSPERIAGYTAKHVAILDAIKDRNSKEAETNMYDHIVDARTNTLGPS from the coding sequence ATGACTGTGGTGTTGAAAGACTTCATCGAAGCCGAAGGTCTTGAGCCTGGAGATCGACTACCCCCGGAGCGGGACCTGGCGGTCAAGCTGGGCATTCCACGAACGGCGTTGCGCCGGATGCTTGCAGAGCTGGAAAATGATGGGCGACTTATCCGGCATGTCGGAAGAGGTACGTACATTGCCGGCAATGGCGTGAGTTCGTCTGCACTGCGCCGTCCTCTTGCCGGCGCGATTGACGGATTACGGACCTATCCCGCCGAGGTTTTCGAAGCACGGCTCATTCTGGAGCCCCGGATCGCAGGTCTGGCGGCTTTTAGGGCGACGCGGCAGGAAATCGATGAATTGCAGAAGTCGATTGACCGGACGAGGACCGCGCAAACCCACGCGGAATTCGAGAAATGGGATGCTGTTTTTCACCGAATCATTGTTCAGTGTTCCCGAAACGGGCTGCTGGAGTCTCTCTATGAGAGTATTCACGCCGTCAGATCGGGCAAGCTTTGGGGCAAAATGAAGGAACAGTCACTCAGCCCGGAACGTATCGCGGGCTATACGGCCAAGCATGTGGCGATCCTCGATGCGATCAAGGATCGGAATAGCAAAGAAGCAGAAACGAACATGTACGACCATATCGTCGATGCACGCACAAACACGCTCGGGCCGAGTTGA